A single region of the Gephyromycinifex aptenodytis genome encodes:
- a CDS encoding ATP-binding cassette domain-containing protein, with protein sequence MSVSAHSPQPQGDGSLSLRELAVGYRDGRRRHVVLSGLNAQAHPGELTALIGPNGTGKSTLLRTIAGLQPALGGVVELSGRQLESMSPGDRARYQAIVLTERVAPGRLSAREMVALGRHPHTGFLGRLTAEDDRLVDEALVAVGAARLAHRDLAELSDGERQRVMTARALAQQPRLLLMDEPSAFLDAPGRIALTGLIRRIALERNVVAIVSTHEVDLALQVADRIWLIDRDGRLDSRIPEDLMYGGRLGEVFDSEDLEFDAQRGGFRLVGNTRARVRVSAEPGLAVTHLLARRGWARDDEGPSEVELQCAPPGQDVWELMVAGRTQQVQGLDALARFLAADPDTEHFARVGPQRVREAVAQAASFGPYFTVAFGEEGVGLQAFDDQQLQRYCQQTAARLGSQELRVGTLTWQFSLLARIWSLLVGPWAQSRVIPDLDGLRVREEGSAFGVCLTVSGGWLDLGATPEQVASVMVAEVRRLSEPLHAQLRDTTRIATGLLAGNRAAAAIGAVRAAQSLLGEGDLDPLLDALLAQPLIGDHVDVEQGSVLRRSCCLYYRGESGGTCPDCPVTPSDQRAT encoded by the coding sequence ATGAGTGTGTCGGCACATTCACCGCAGCCGCAGGGTGACGGCTCCTTGTCGCTGCGTGAGCTTGCCGTGGGCTATCGCGACGGGCGGCGCCGACATGTGGTGCTGTCCGGGTTGAACGCGCAGGCGCACCCGGGGGAGTTGACCGCTCTCATCGGGCCGAACGGCACCGGAAAGTCGACGTTGCTGCGGACCATCGCCGGTCTGCAACCGGCCCTGGGCGGGGTGGTCGAGCTGTCGGGGCGGCAGCTGGAGTCGATGAGCCCGGGGGATCGGGCTCGCTATCAGGCGATCGTGCTGACCGAGCGGGTAGCGCCGGGCCGGTTGTCGGCACGGGAGATGGTGGCGCTCGGACGGCATCCCCACACCGGATTCCTAGGCCGGTTGACGGCTGAGGACGACCGGCTTGTCGACGAGGCTCTCGTTGCGGTGGGGGCTGCGCGCCTGGCTCATCGCGACCTGGCCGAGCTCTCCGACGGGGAGCGGCAACGGGTGATGACCGCTCGCGCGTTGGCGCAGCAACCCCGGCTGCTGCTCATGGACGAACCGAGTGCGTTCCTGGATGCGCCGGGACGCATCGCCCTGACCGGGCTCATCCGCCGGATCGCCCTCGAACGCAACGTCGTGGCGATCGTCTCTACCCATGAGGTGGACCTTGCGCTCCAGGTTGCGGATCGAATCTGGCTGATCGACCGCGATGGTCGCCTGGACAGCCGCATCCCGGAGGACCTGATGTACGGCGGCCGGCTGGGGGAGGTCTTCGACAGTGAGGACCTTGAGTTCGACGCGCAGCGGGGCGGTTTCCGCCTCGTCGGGAACACCCGCGCCCGGGTCCGGGTGTCAGCGGAGCCCGGTCTGGCTGTCACTCATCTGCTGGCCCGCCGGGGGTGGGCCCGTGACGATGAAGGTCCGTCGGAGGTGGAGCTGCAGTGCGCCCCTCCCGGGCAGGATGTCTGGGAACTCATGGTCGCCGGCCGGACGCAACAGGTTCAGGGTCTGGACGCCCTCGCCCGCTTCCTGGCAGCCGATCCCGACACCGAACACTTCGCCCGGGTGGGGCCGCAACGGGTACGCGAGGCGGTGGCCCAGGCTGCCAGCTTCGGCCCGTACTTCACCGTCGCCTTCGGTGAGGAAGGGGTTGGTCTGCAGGCGTTCGATGACCAGCAGCTGCAACGCTACTGCCAACAGACGGCGGCCCGGTTGGGCAGCCAGGAGCTGCGGGTCGGTACCTTGACCTGGCAGTTCTCCCTGCTGGCTCGGATCTGGTCGCTCCTGGTCGGTCCCTGGGCACAGTCGCGCGTCATACCCGACCTCGACGGGCTGCGGGTGCGCGAAGAAGGTAGCGCCTTCGGGGTCTGCCTGACCGTCTCCGGCGGGTGGTTGGATTTGGGCGCCACCCCTGAGCAGGTGGCCTCGGTGATGGTCGCCGAGGTCCGCCGACTCAGCGAACCGCTGCATGCGCAACTTCGCGACACGACCCGGATCGCGACGGGTCTGCTGGCCGGAAACCGCGCGGCGGCTGCGATCGGCGCGGTCCGCGCAGCGCAATCCCTATTGGGGGAGGGTGACCTGGACCCGTTGCTGGACGCGCTTCTGGCCCAGCCGCTGATCGGCGATCACGTCGACGTGGAGCAGGGATCGGTCCTTCGCCGAAGCTGCTGTCTGTACTACCGCGGCGAGTCCGGCGGCACTTGCCCGGATTGCCCCGTGACGCCGAGCGATCAGCGGGCGACCTAG